A part of Loxodonta africana isolate mLoxAfr1 chromosome 11, mLoxAfr1.hap2, whole genome shotgun sequence genomic DNA contains:
- the LOC104845512 gene encoding zinc finger protein 350-like isoform X1 — MSQEQQKMIKAQESLTLEDVAVEFTWEEWQLLDPAQKDLYQNVMLENFSNLMSVGYQVSTPDAFSRLARGIQPWSILHKIRNRVFSGIQKVDDHLPEPLENESWVDGKEKCCEYNALENVVHWYKNHFPLRHIHGMSDLHEKAVKSNLSLTNQKRNCEIKNFAEFNRDEKTYLHANHEKLCTEIKFCESQKSNSSKSQLIKHQKTHKIKKPYVCSECGKAFIRKSWFINHQIIHTGEKPHRCNLCGKAFFKKYMLTEHQKIHTGEKPYECTECGKAFLYESLLNNHQKTHTGEKPHICTKCGKGFTQKGNLNIHQRIHTGEKPYVCGECGKAFSQKSSLIEHQRFHTEMNPFLCSECGKFYSQKSSLNRHQKIHTGEKHFKCGEREKAFEEKPKLVVHQRSHTGEIPYGCNECGETFACVSSLLSHKRIHTGEKHVDSIKVEDPSTSSHSGSHTSDLMQDKKRVNTLTVQLPSVAAQTSVNTSGFLTNRNIVLVGQPVARCEPSGDNREFVQERNLMNAANVVMPLVINYVLFYVT, encoded by the exons ATGTCCCAAGAACAACAGAAAATGATCAAGGCTCAG GAATCACTTACTTTGGAGGATGTGGCTGTGGAGTTCACCTGGGAGGAGTGGCAGCTCCTTGACCCTGCTCAGAAGGACCTGTACCAGAACGTGATGTTGGAGAACTTTAGCAACTTGATGTCCGTGG GGTATCAAGTTAGCACACCAGATGCATTCTCCAGGTTGGCACGAGGAATACAACCATGGAGTATATTACACAAAATCCGTAATCGAGTATTTTCAG GAATTCAGAAAGTTGATGATCATCTGCCTGAGCCCTTGGAAAATGAAAGCTGGGTGGATGGAAAGGAAAAATGCTGTGAATATAATGCATTAGAAAATGTTGTTCATTGGTACAAAAATCATTTTCCTTTAAGGCACATTCATGGTATGTCTGACTTACATGAAAAAGCTGTGAAATCAAATTTATCATTAAccaaccagaagagaaactgtgAAATAAAGAACTTTGCAGAGTTTAATAGAGATGAGAAAACCTATCTCCATGCTAACCATGAGAAACTTTGTACCGAAATTAAATTCTGTGAGAGTCAAAAATCCAACAGCTCTAAGTCTCAACTCATTAAGCATCAGAAGactcacaaaataaaaaaaccatatgtatgcagtgaatgtgggaaagccttcatcAGGAAGTCTTGGTTTATTAATCATCAGATCATTCATACAGGAGAGAAGCCCCATAGATGTAATCTGTGTGGGAAAGCCTTCTTTAAAAAGTACATGCTCACCGAACATCAGAAAATTCATACAggagaaaaaccttatgaatgcacCGAATGTGGCAAAGCTTTTCTGTATGAATCACTGCTGAATAATCATCAGAAAACGCATACAGGAGAAAAACCCCATATATGCACTAAATGTGGAAAAGGCTTCACCCAGAAGGGAAATCTCAATATTCATCAGCGAATTCATACTGGGGAGAAACCCTATGTATGTGGTGAATGTGGTAAAGCCTTCAGTCAAAAGTCAAGCCTCATAGAACATCAGAGATTTCACACAGAAATGAATCCCTTTTTATGCAGTGAATGTGGAAAATTTTATTCTCAGAAGTCAAGCCTCAACAGACATCAGAAAATTCACACAGGTGAGAAACACTTTAAATGCGGCGAACGTGAGAAGGCCTTCGAGGAGAAGCCAAAGCTCGTTGTACATCAAAGATCTCATACAGGAGAGATACCGTATGGCTGCAATGAGTGTGGAGAAACTTTTGCTTGCGTGTCTTCCCTTTTATCACATAAAAGAATACATACAGGTGAGAAACATGTAGATTCAATTAAGGTGGAAGATCCTTCTACATCAAGTCACAGCGGGTCACATACCAGTGATCTCATGCAGGACAAAAAGCGAGTTAATACATTGACTGTGCAGCTGCCTTCTGTGGCAGCACAGACATCAGTGAACACCAGTGGGTTCCTAACAAATAGGAACATAGTCCTTGTGGGACAGCCTGTTGCCAGATGTGAACCCTCAGGAGATAACAGAGAATTTGTgcaggagagaaaccttatgaatgcagCCAATGTGGTAATGCCTTTAGTGA
- the LOC104845512 gene encoding zinc finger protein 350-like isoform X2: MSQEQQKMIKAQESLTLEDVAVEFTWEEWQLLDPAQKDLYQNVMLENFSNLMSVGIQKVDDHLPEPLENESWVDGKEKCCEYNALENVVHWYKNHFPLRHIHGMSDLHEKAVKSNLSLTNQKRNCEIKNFAEFNRDEKTYLHANHEKLCTEIKFCESQKSNSSKSQLIKHQKTHKIKKPYVCSECGKAFIRKSWFINHQIIHTGEKPHRCNLCGKAFFKKYMLTEHQKIHTGEKPYECTECGKAFLYESLLNNHQKTHTGEKPHICTKCGKGFTQKGNLNIHQRIHTGEKPYVCGECGKAFSQKSSLIEHQRFHTEMNPFLCSECGKFYSQKSSLNRHQKIHTGEKHFKCGEREKAFEEKPKLVVHQRSHTGEIPYGCNECGETFACVSSLLSHKRIHTGEKHVDSIKVEDPSTSSHSGSHTSDLMQDKKRVNTLTVQLPSVAAQTSVNTSGFLTNRNIVLVGQPVARCEPSGDNREFVQERNLMNAANVVMPLVINYVLFYVT; the protein is encoded by the exons ATGTCCCAAGAACAACAGAAAATGATCAAGGCTCAG GAATCACTTACTTTGGAGGATGTGGCTGTGGAGTTCACCTGGGAGGAGTGGCAGCTCCTTGACCCTGCTCAGAAGGACCTGTACCAGAACGTGATGTTGGAGAACTTTAGCAACTTGATGTCCGTGG GAATTCAGAAAGTTGATGATCATCTGCCTGAGCCCTTGGAAAATGAAAGCTGGGTGGATGGAAAGGAAAAATGCTGTGAATATAATGCATTAGAAAATGTTGTTCATTGGTACAAAAATCATTTTCCTTTAAGGCACATTCATGGTATGTCTGACTTACATGAAAAAGCTGTGAAATCAAATTTATCATTAAccaaccagaagagaaactgtgAAATAAAGAACTTTGCAGAGTTTAATAGAGATGAGAAAACCTATCTCCATGCTAACCATGAGAAACTTTGTACCGAAATTAAATTCTGTGAGAGTCAAAAATCCAACAGCTCTAAGTCTCAACTCATTAAGCATCAGAAGactcacaaaataaaaaaaccatatgtatgcagtgaatgtgggaaagccttcatcAGGAAGTCTTGGTTTATTAATCATCAGATCATTCATACAGGAGAGAAGCCCCATAGATGTAATCTGTGTGGGAAAGCCTTCTTTAAAAAGTACATGCTCACCGAACATCAGAAAATTCATACAggagaaaaaccttatgaatgcacCGAATGTGGCAAAGCTTTTCTGTATGAATCACTGCTGAATAATCATCAGAAAACGCATACAGGAGAAAAACCCCATATATGCACTAAATGTGGAAAAGGCTTCACCCAGAAGGGAAATCTCAATATTCATCAGCGAATTCATACTGGGGAGAAACCCTATGTATGTGGTGAATGTGGTAAAGCCTTCAGTCAAAAGTCAAGCCTCATAGAACATCAGAGATTTCACACAGAAATGAATCCCTTTTTATGCAGTGAATGTGGAAAATTTTATTCTCAGAAGTCAAGCCTCAACAGACATCAGAAAATTCACACAGGTGAGAAACACTTTAAATGCGGCGAACGTGAGAAGGCCTTCGAGGAGAAGCCAAAGCTCGTTGTACATCAAAGATCTCATACAGGAGAGATACCGTATGGCTGCAATGAGTGTGGAGAAACTTTTGCTTGCGTGTCTTCCCTTTTATCACATAAAAGAATACATACAGGTGAGAAACATGTAGATTCAATTAAGGTGGAAGATCCTTCTACATCAAGTCACAGCGGGTCACATACCAGTGATCTCATGCAGGACAAAAAGCGAGTTAATACATTGACTGTGCAGCTGCCTTCTGTGGCAGCACAGACATCAGTGAACACCAGTGGGTTCCTAACAAATAGGAACATAGTCCTTGTGGGACAGCCTGTTGCCAGATGTGAACCCTCAGGAGATAACAGAGAATTTGTgcaggagagaaaccttatgaatgcagCCAATGTGGTAATGCCTTTAGTGA